The following coding sequences lie in one Apium graveolens cultivar Ventura chromosome 3, ASM990537v1, whole genome shotgun sequence genomic window:
- the LOC141711114 gene encoding protein JINGUBANG-like: MGFIPPPLASQPHEEPDFSNHFHSDSSSSSLSSQSSLPSVPSLNSILKENPNIPHHCITTLKGHPSSVFSLVLSEKYLYSGSSNGDLCMWSRSTSNHEDSAENVVFSCKSAVKCLVILGDKLFSAHQDHKIRVWKIDDSTPYKKHKCIAILPTLYDRVTRLFLAKNYVEIRRHKKCTWVHHVDTVSALALSKDGCFIYSASWDRTFKVWRTSDFKCLESVWNAHDDAINAIISSNDGFVYTGSADRKIKVWRNKEGNKKHILVYVLEKHKSAVNALALSSDGSVLYSGACDRSIIVWEKTSNDGNMVVAGALRGHTKAILCLAAVLDLVCSGSADKTVRIWRKEIGKMYSCLAVLEGHKRPVKCLTATADSCSADNSSAISIPYLVYSGSLDCDVKVWQIWVPFS, from the coding sequence ATGGGATTTATTCCTCCTCCTTTGGCTTCACAACCACATGAAGAACCTGATTTTTCAAACCATTTTCACTCGGATTCCTCGAGCAGCTCCCTCTCCTCTCAATCAAGTTTACCCTCAGTTCCATCCCTAAACTCGATTTTGAAAGAAAATCCTAACATTCCTCACCACTGTATAACCACCTTAAAGGGTCACCCTTCATCTGTATTTTCTCTTGTTCTCTCCGAAAAATACCTCTATAGTGGCTCTTCCAATGGTGATTTATGCATGTGGAGCCGAAGTACTTCAAATCATGAAGATTCAGCAGAGAACGTAGTTTTCTCGTGCAAGAGTGCAGTTAAGTGCCTGGTAATCTTGGGTGACAAATTATTTAGTGCACACCAAGATCACAAAATTCGTGTCTGGAAAATTGACGACAGCACACCTTACAAGAAACACAAATGCATAGCCATATTACCTACACTTTATGATCGTGTCACGAGACTTTTTCTAGCAAAAAACTATGTGGAAATCAGGCGACATAAGAAATGCACTTGGGTGCATCATGTCGACACTGTATCAGCTCTGGCCCTTTCAAAAGACGGTTGTTTTATTTACTCAGCCTCGTGGGATCGGACGTTTAAAGTGTGGAGGACATCGGATTTCAAGTGTTTAGAGTCTGTATGGAATGCTCATGATGATGCTATAAATGCCATAATATCGTCTAACGATGGATTTGTTTATACTGGTTCAGCTGATAGGAAGATCAAGGTATGGAGGAACAAAGAAGGAAACAAAAAGCACATTTTAGTTTATGTGCTAGAGAAACACAAGTCAGCTGTTAATGCTTTGGCACTTAGCAGTGATGGATCTGTACTGTATTCTGGTGCGTGTGATCGGTCTATTATTGTGTGGGAAAAAACATCCAATGATGGAAACATGGTGGTGGCTGGTGCTCTTAGAGGGCACACAAAGGCAATTCTGTGTTTGGCTGCTGTATTGGATTTAGTATGCAGTGGATCAGCCGATAAAACAGTAAGGATTTGGAGGAAAGAAATTGGGAAAATGTATTCTTGTCTGGCAGTGTTGGAAGGACACAAAAGACCAGTAAAGTGTCTAACTGCAACTGCGGATAGTTGCAGTGCTGACAATAGTTCAGCCATTAGTATACCTTATTTAGTATACAGTGGCAGTTTAGATTGTGATGTAAAGGTCTGGCAAATTTGGGTTCCTTTCTCATGA